A single genomic interval of candidate division TA06 bacterium harbors:
- a CDS encoding 2-oxoacid:ferredoxin oxidoreductase subunit beta: protein MLDINIYKSEDDVAWCPGCYNFSIHKAVKQALASLDIAPHQVMFSSGIGQAPKLPHYLKCNLFNGLHGRTLPVATGIRLANHGFHVIAEGGDGDGYAEGGNHFVHAMRRNPNITYLVHDNQIYGLTKGQTSPTSEPGLVTGTTPFGNYNAPEHPLALAIAADCSFVARGFAGDSDRLAELIAQAIKHPGFALVDILQPCVTFNKLNTFQWYKERVYQLEPEYDPADRQKAFARALEWGDRIPLGVIYKNDRLPLENLLPQLKPGPLVKQTADLNQRKALAEQFK from the coding sequence ATGCTGGATATAAACATTTATAAAAGCGAGGACGATGTCGCCTGGTGCCCGGGCTGCTACAATTTCTCGATCCACAAGGCGGTCAAGCAAGCCTTGGCTTCCTTGGACATCGCGCCCCACCAGGTGATGTTCTCCTCGGGCATCGGCCAGGCCCCCAAGCTGCCACACTACCTGAAATGCAACCTGTTCAACGGCCTGCACGGGCGGACCCTCCCCGTGGCCACCGGCATCAGGCTGGCCAACCACGGGTTCCACGTCATCGCCGAGGGCGGGGACGGGGACGGCTACGCCGAGGGCGGCAACCACTTCGTCCATGCCATGCGGCGCAATCCTAACATCACCTACCTGGTCCACGACAACCAGATCTACGGGCTGACCAAGGGCCAGACCTCGCCCACCTCGGAGCCGGGTCTTGTCACCGGCACCACCCCCTTCGGTAATTACAACGCTCCGGAGCATCCGCTGGCTTTGGCCATTGCCGCCGACTGCAGTTTCGTAGCCCGGGGCTTTGCCGGGGATTCCGACAGGCTGGCGGAACTGATCGCCCAGGCCATCAAGCACCCCGGCTTTGCCCTGGTGGACATCCTCCAGCCCTGCGTCACCTTCAACAAGCTTAACACCTTTCAATGGTATAAAGAACGGGTCTACCAACTGGAGCCGGAATACGATCCGGCCGACCGGCAAAAAGCCTTTGCCAGGGCACTGGAGTGGGGGGACAGGATACCTTTGGGAGTCATCTATAAGAATGACAGGCTTCCCCTGGAAAACCTGCTGCCCCAACTGAAACCCGGCCCGCTGGTCAAGCAGACGGCCGATCTGAATCAAAGGAAAGCCCTGGCCGAACAGTTCAAATAA
- a CDS encoding UvrD-helicase domain-containing protein, whose amino-acid sequence MPRKNEITPRHEFPQWLLIEASAGSGKTHALARRYVEYLLSADIAHRRPANLLAITFTKNAAREMKERILAWLKELALSADSEKLAQIRPLLGIEDQEIKVLAGDMVGQIITGYSDFQVQTIDSFTNRLARASARELGFRPDFKVAMSYGQLLDFALALLSARTGPGRDRELTGAMGEFLKQLNEGGGAFAWDPQPRMREKFQAFLKVEAKETGRFEFPGRTEDIESCLKELQEIYDEVEQTGISHGLSVRPPDAKLPELILERRIDDILKRESFHSKHTPLLKGKARGEQADVYQRSMAIWGRTGEIVARLAEARAVDKYSPYGLPYGHFKKFLMEAKLRQGTYHLDDICQQLSSFISRQNIPEIYLKLGARIHHYLVDEFQDTDPAQWRSLQPLLEEAMASDGSAFLVGDLKQAIYMFRQADYRTMKQIKQEILGELPRWMLPASVAESAKLESLPNNFRSGQVIVNYTAETFKTNLARLIKRGDYSADQTGLTSYEQEPIAEKLDQGYVEVRHFPVPSQPGPEEEGGQLEEPLRVALLEIVGDALKRGHRPQDIAVLAGSNDELEQALDWLTQAGIQATSSSGQDIRRRRVVAELLELLGWLDSPIDNLAWAGVVRGELLLRAASADGLAWDRARADALLVAAGQRSAGAGNLYTSCQEDRDFLPLWERYFREPFQLAGFLPAYDLVCLAMERLKAFDNFPDEAGSLMRLLEAVNRQEAEGSSSLSDFLEAIRNGDDSQFQMELPGELPAVRIMTYYKAKGLGFPLVVNLFRQTGKKRADMYFRKNEGRIVMYGLTEPIAACTAGYPQDLGPLKAEFDLKYEAQELNCLYVACTRAVSELYNLVSFPQPKDDGQTAAYAGLFPAGKKGSKANGPAVAKSKEPLTPRTGCAPLPLEKGSKPAWTASRYQEARLGEYLHRVLEDIEFLPPDPRQLVKELLLRHGPMPAGTGLTNLAEDLLFLLSQPEILPWFTLKPGRTVHREAEFVDSAGRLVRMDRVVCDPETVTVLDFKTGREILAGSQAHQVQMSGYLRTLGQAFPGKALGGLIVYRDGTVLEVRL is encoded by the coding sequence ATGCCCCGAAAGAACGAAATTACACCTCGCCATGAATTCCCGCAATGGCTTCTGATCGAAGCTTCTGCCGGCTCGGGCAAGACCCACGCTTTGGCCCGTCGCTACGTTGAGTATCTGCTATCGGCAGACATAGCCCACCGCCGTCCAGCCAACCTGCTGGCCATCACCTTCACCAAGAATGCAGCCCGGGAGATGAAGGAGCGGATACTGGCCTGGCTTAAGGAACTGGCCCTGTCGGCCGATTCCGAAAAGCTGGCCCAGATCCGGCCCCTGCTGGGGATCGAAGATCAGGAGATCAAGGTCCTGGCCGGGGATATGGTGGGGCAGATCATCACCGGCTATTCCGATTTCCAGGTCCAGACCATAGACAGCTTCACCAACCGGCTGGCCAGGGCCTCGGCCCGGGAACTGGGCTTCAGGCCGGATTTTAAGGTGGCCATGAGCTATGGCCAGCTGTTGGACTTTGCCCTGGCCCTGCTGTCGGCCAGGACAGGCCCGGGCCGGGACCGGGAATTGACCGGAGCCATGGGCGAATTTCTGAAACAGCTGAACGAGGGAGGGGGGGCCTTTGCCTGGGATCCCCAGCCGCGGATGAGGGAAAAGTTCCAGGCCTTCCTGAAAGTGGAGGCCAAGGAGACCGGCCGATTCGAATTTCCCGGCCGGACCGAGGACATCGAAAGCTGTCTTAAAGAACTGCAGGAGATATATGATGAGGTCGAGCAGACCGGGATCAGCCACGGGCTAAGCGTCCGGCCTCCGGATGCCAAACTGCCGGAGCTGATCCTGGAGAGACGGATCGATGACATACTGAAGAGGGAAAGCTTTCATTCCAAACACACGCCCCTGCTCAAAGGCAAGGCCAGGGGCGAACAGGCGGATGTTTACCAAAGGTCCATGGCGATCTGGGGACGGACCGGAGAAATAGTCGCCCGGCTGGCGGAGGCCAGGGCCGTGGACAAATACTCCCCCTATGGCCTGCCCTACGGGCATTTCAAAAAATTCCTGATGGAAGCCAAGCTTCGCCAGGGAACCTATCATCTCGACGACATCTGCCAGCAGCTTTCTTCTTTCATCAGCCGGCAGAACATTCCCGAGATATACCTGAAACTGGGGGCCAGGATCCATCATTATTTAGTTGACGAGTTTCAGGACACCGATCCGGCCCAGTGGAGAAGCCTTCAACCGCTGCTGGAGGAGGCCATGGCCTCCGACGGCTCGGCCTTCCTGGTGGGCGACCTTAAGCAGGCCATCTATATGTTCCGCCAAGCCGACTACCGGACCATGAAGCAGATCAAGCAGGAGATCCTGGGGGAACTGCCCCGCTGGATGCTGCCGGCCAGCGTGGCTGAAAGCGCCAAACTGGAAAGCCTGCCCAATAACTTCCGGAGCGGCCAGGTGATCGTGAATTATACGGCCGAAACCTTCAAGACCAATCTGGCCAGGCTGATAAAGAGAGGTGACTATTCGGCCGATCAGACCGGCCTCACCAGCTATGAACAGGAACCCATCGCCGAAAAACTGGACCAGGGCTATGTGGAGGTCCGGCATTTTCCGGTCCCTTCCCAGCCCGGCCCGGAAGAGGAAGGGGGACAGCTGGAAGAGCCGCTGCGGGTGGCCCTGCTGGAGATAGTCGGGGACGCCCTTAAGCGGGGCCACAGGCCCCAGGACATCGCGGTGCTGGCCGGCAGCAATGACGAGCTGGAGCAGGCGCTGGACTGGCTGACCCAGGCCGGGATCCAGGCCACCAGCTCCTCGGGCCAGGACATCCGGCGGCGGCGGGTGGTGGCCGAACTGCTGGAATTGCTGGGCTGGCTGGATTCGCCGATAGACAATCTGGCCTGGGCCGGGGTGGTCCGGGGAGAGCTTCTTTTGCGGGCGGCTTCAGCCGACGGGCTGGCCTGGGACAGGGCCCGGGCCGATGCCCTGCTGGTGGCGGCCGGACAGCGTTCGGCCGGCGCCGGCAATCTTTACACTTCGTGCCAGGAGGACCGGGACTTTCTGCCGCTGTGGGAAAGATATTTCCGGGAACCTTTCCAGCTGGCCGGGTTCCTGCCGGCCTATGACCTGGTCTGTCTGGCCATGGAACGTCTGAAGGCCTTTGACAACTTTCCGGATGAGGCCGGCTCGCTGATGCGGCTTTTAGAGGCCGTCAACCGGCAGGAGGCGGAAGGCTCGTCATCCTTAAGCGATTTTCTGGAAGCAATCCGGAACGGCGATGACAGCCAATTCCAGATGGAATTGCCGGGAGAATTGCCGGCGGTAAGGATCATGACCTATTACAAGGCCAAGGGGCTGGGCTTTCCGCTGGTGGTCAATCTCTTCCGCCAGACCGGAAAGAAGCGGGCGGACATGTATTTCCGGAAGAATGAAGGCCGGATAGTGATGTACGGCCTTACCGAACCCATCGCCGCATGCACCGCCGGATATCCCCAGGACCTGGGGCCGCTCAAGGCCGAATTCGACCTGAAGTACGAAGCCCAGGAACTGAACTGTCTTTATGTGGCCTGCACCAGGGCCGTGTCCGAACTGTACAACCTGGTCAGCTTTCCCCAGCCGAAAGATGACGGTCAGACCGCTGCTTACGCCGGGCTGTTTCCGGCCGGAAAAAAAGGCAGCAAGGCCAATGGTCCTGCGGTTGCCAAGTCCAAGGAACCGCTTACACCAAGGACCGGCTGCGCCCCCCTGCCTTTGGAGAAAGGATCAAAGCCGGCCTGGACGGCCTCCCGGTATCAGGAGGCCAGGCTGGGCGAGTACCTGCACCGGGTACTGGAGGACATCGAGTTCCTGCCCCCGGATCCCCGGCAGCTGGTCAAAGAACTGCTCCTGCGACATGGGCCTATGCCTGCCGGGACCGGCCTAACGAATCTGGCAGAGGATCTGCTGTTCTTATTGAGCCAGCCGGAGATACTTCCCTGGTTCACCCTTAAGCCCGGGCGCACCGTTCACCGCGAGGCCGAGTTCGTTGACTCCGCCGGGCGGCTGGTGCGGATGGACCGGGTGGTCTGCGACCCGGAAACGGTGACAGTGCTGGATTTCAAGACCGGCCGGGAGATTTTGGCCGGCAGCCAGGCCCACCAGGTACAGATGTCCGGTTACCTGCGGACCCTGGGACAGGCCTTTCCCGGCAAAGCCCTCGGCGGGCTGATAGTCTACCGGGACGGCACAGTGCTGGAGGTGCGGCTATGA
- a CDS encoding T9SS type A sorting domain-containing protein — protein sequence MKRRIFPKSIGKTISPSAVILAALLILGVSTAMADSLNVRTIGYYDLPSLAWNSCIVGDLLYVADHDMGLRVLDVSDPANPAEIVKFMTSLAQDVAVRGGLAYVADGDQGLRIIDLNDYYDPQEIGYYDTDNYALSVVLSGNYAYVADLSSLQIIDISDSTNPCLAGSISCSGYTWWVVVKDNYAYLANGSGGLIAVDVTNPALPVMAGYYNTNGEAYYVCVDDSFAFVADGPKGLKIVNIARPDSMYLVGTYAVSIDENYGVKSLGNTVYLADCVYGLIVLDVSNPALPVNIGHYKSTEGWMTLTIDDEYIYMNNAGAAPGIKIFEYYGSSGITEEYNGNCSREKSPRIYNIGPNPFKSKTTWRVQTARTEAINIQIYDVSGKRIKTISYKPQNTGSHTISWDGCGNRGRKVPNGVYFYSVLIDEKKYCGKITVLK from the coding sequence ATGAAACGTAGGATATTTCCCAAAAGCATAGGAAAAACAATATCTCCCAGTGCAGTTATTCTGGCAGCATTGCTAATCCTGGGGGTCTCAACCGCCATGGCCGATTCGCTCAATGTCAGAACTATCGGATATTATGATCTGCCAAGCTTGGCATGGAACAGCTGCATTGTCGGAGATCTTCTTTATGTGGCGGATCATGACATGGGTTTGCGGGTATTGGATGTCAGCGATCCGGCGAACCCGGCTGAAATTGTCAAGTTCATGACCTCCCTGGCCCAGGACGTGGCGGTGCGGGGCGGCCTGGCCTATGTGGCAGACGGGGACCAGGGCTTGAGGATCATAGACCTTAATGATTATTACGATCCTCAGGAAATAGGGTATTACGACACAGATAATTACGCCCTTTCGGTGGTTTTGTCTGGCAATTATGCTTATGTAGCCGATCTCAGCAGTCTTCAGATAATAGATATCAGCGATTCAACCAATCCTTGTCTGGCCGGATCAATATCATGTTCCGGTTATACTTGGTGGGTGGTTGTAAAAGATAATTATGCCTATTTGGCTAACGGATCCGGCGGGCTGATCGCAGTGGATGTAACCAATCCCGCTCTGCCAGTAATGGCTGGATATTATAACACCAACGGCGAAGCGTATTATGTATGTGTTGATGATAGCTTTGCCTTTGTGGCTGACGGGCCTAAGGGTTTAAAAATTGTTAATATAGCGCGGCCGGATTCAATGTATCTGGTGGGTACTTATGCAGTTTCAATTGACGAAAATTATGGCGTGAAAAGCCTGGGTAACACAGTGTATCTTGCAGATTGTGTTTATGGATTGATAGTATTGGATGTCAGCAATCCTGCCCTGCCAGTTAATATTGGCCATTATAAAAGCACAGAAGGGTGGATGACTTTAACGATAGATGATGAGTATATATATATGAATAATGCAGGAGCTGCGCCTGGCATAAAAATATTTGAATATTATGGAAGCAGCGGGATAACGGAAGAGTACAACGGCAACTGCAGCCGGGAAAAATCTCCACGCATATATAATATCGGCCCCAATCCATTTAAAAGCAAAACCACCTGGAGGGTGCAAACAGCAAGAACAGAAGCAATAAATATACAAATCTATGACGTTTCGGGGAAAAGGATCAAAACGATATCTTATAAACCCCAGAATACCGGCAGTCATACCATCTCCTGGGATGGTTGCGGCAATCGTGGCAGAAAAGTGCCCAACGGTGTGTATTTTTACAGTGTCTTAATTGACGAGAAAAAATATTGCGGTAAAATTACGGTCTTAAAGTGA
- a CDS encoding GxxExxY protein codes for MALEHENLTDQIIGSAIEVHKTLGPGFLESIYENGLIILLKKKGIFVEQQKEIPVVFEGTEIGLHRLDLLVEKTIIVELKAIKNLEDVHFAVVRSYLKAAKLQHGLLINFNKPTIEVKRVINK; via the coding sequence ATGGCACTAGAACATGAGAATTTGACTGATCAAATTATTGGTTCTGCCATTGAAGTTCATAAAACTTTGGGACCGGGTTTTCTGGAATCCATTTATGAGAACGGCCTGATCATATTGCTAAAAAAGAAGGGCATTTTTGTAGAACAACAAAAAGAGATACCGGTTGTTTTTGAAGGCACTGAGATCGGGTTGCACCGGCTGGATTTGTTGGTTGAAAAAACAATAATTGTAGAATTAAAAGCCATTAAAAATCTTGAAGATGTGCATTTTGCAGTGGTTAGATCATATTTGAAAGCAGCTAAGCTACAACATGGTCTGTTAATAAATTTTAACAAACCAACCATCGAGGTTAAGCGTGTTATTAATAAATGA
- a CDS encoding 2-oxoacid:acceptor oxidoreductase subunit alpha, translating to MIDLTITIAGAAGQGMQTISYTLAKALTRQGYFVYCYQDLMSRIRGGHNFAVLRISDQPVGSLSERANILIALNRESIDIHSPGMVEGGVVVYDEKISDAGASTGLSAHEGGTSTELSVRDDKKLNLFPVPLEKLALEAAQSKIMVNAAACGVCFSLMEYDFDVLADTLGDLFDRKGDLIVEANIRAARAGYDHAEREFKGVCPYCTLHRKASTSPGKMLMTGSEAAGFGSLVSGLQFLSAYPMSPSTGIMEYCAAKQKEVTGLLVEQAEDEISAVNMAIGASVAGVRAMTCTSGGGFALMTEGLSLAGMTEVPMVVFIAQRPGPATGFPTRTEQGDLLFALYGGHGEFARAILAPGDAEETVYAMQQAFNLADRYQTPVIVLGDQNLNDSFWTVDGLDLDKISIDRGKLLASWDQASGSYKRYHLSPDGVSDRLIPGDTQEVQYWDSDEHTEEGHIAESASVRLQMTAKRLAKLKGLKEDSLRPEVFGESRETALVGFGSSKHAVREAVEKLQEKGEKVAAVHFPQVYPLPKETVALLSGFKKIIAVEQNATGQFEKLLLGEAGIKADGAIRKFDGRPLTAQYIVDTYNTIG from the coding sequence ATGATCGATCTCACCATCACCATAGCCGGCGCGGCCGGACAGGGGATGCAGACCATCTCCTACACTTTGGCCAAGGCGCTGACCCGCCAGGGCTACTTTGTCTATTGCTACCAGGACCTGATGTCCCGGATCCGGGGCGGGCACAACTTCGCTGTCTTGCGGATCTCCGACCAGCCGGTGGGCAGTCTGTCGGAAAGGGCCAACATCCTGATCGCCCTCAACCGGGAATCGATTGACATCCATTCGCCCGGAATGGTGGAGGGCGGGGTGGTGGTCTACGATGAAAAAATATCAGATGCGGGCGCTTCGACAGGGCTCAGCGCCCACGAGGGCGGCACTTCGACTGAGCTCAGCGTCCGCGATGATAAAAAGCTGAACCTGTTCCCGGTGCCACTGGAGAAACTGGCCCTGGAAGCGGCCCAGAGCAAGATCATGGTCAACGCCGCGGCCTGCGGGGTGTGCTTCAGCCTGATGGAGTACGATTTTGACGTGCTGGCCGACACTTTGGGCGACCTGTTTGACCGCAAGGGAGATCTTATAGTAGAGGCCAACATCCGGGCGGCCCGGGCCGGGTACGATCATGCCGAGCGGGAGTTCAAGGGCGTCTGCCCCTACTGTACTTTGCACCGGAAAGCTTCCACAAGCCCCGGCAAGATGCTGATGACCGGCAGCGAAGCGGCCGGGTTCGGCAGTTTGGTCTCGGGCCTGCAGTTCCTGTCGGCCTATCCCATGTCGCCTTCCACCGGGATCATGGAATACTGCGCCGCCAAGCAAAAGGAAGTTACGGGGCTGCTGGTGGAACAGGCCGAGGACGAGATCTCGGCCGTCAACATGGCCATCGGGGCCTCAGTGGCCGGAGTGCGGGCCATGACCTGCACCTCGGGCGGCGGCTTTGCCCTGATGACCGAAGGTCTCTCGCTGGCTGGGATGACCGAGGTACCGATGGTGGTCTTCATTGCCCAGCGGCCCGGCCCGGCCACCGGCTTTCCCACCCGCACCGAGCAGGGGGACCTTTTGTTCGCCCTCTACGGTGGCCACGGCGAGTTTGCCCGGGCCATTCTGGCCCCCGGCGACGCCGAAGAGACCGTCTACGCCATGCAGCAGGCTTTCAACCTGGCCGACAGATACCAGACCCCGGTAATAGTCCTGGGCGATCAGAACCTGAACGACTCCTTCTGGACAGTGGACGGCCTGGACCTTGATAAAATATCCATTGACCGGGGCAAACTCCTGGCTTCCTGGGATCAGGCTTCCGGTTCCTACAAGCGGTACCACCTTTCCCCGGACGGGGTCTCCGACCGTCTTATACCCGGTGATACCCAAGAGGTGCAGTACTGGGACAGCGACGAGCATACCGAGGAAGGGCACATTGCCGAAAGCGCTTCGGTTCGCCTGCAGATGACAGCCAAGCGCCTGGCCAAGCTCAAAGGGCTTAAGGAAGATTCGCTCCGTCCCGAAGTGTTCGGGGAGTCCAGGGAAACAGCCCTGGTGGGCTTTGGCTCTTCTAAGCACGCGGTGAGGGAGGCGGTCGAAAAGTTGCAGGAAAAGGGGGAGAAGGTGGCGGCAGTGCATTTCCCGCAGGTCTACCCGTTGCCCAAGGAAACGGTGGCACTACTGTCGGGTTTCAAAAAGATCATCGCAGTTGAGCAGAACGCCACCGGGCAGTTTGAGAAACTGCTGCTGGGCGAGGCCGGGATCAAGGCCGACGGGGCGATAAGGAAATTCGACGGCCGCCCGCTGACGGCGCAGTATATAGTGGACACCTACAACACCATAGGATAA
- a CDS encoding flavin reductase encodes MLKKLDPKKLKVNPFTLMEDEWFLLTAGKKGDYNTMTCGWGALGTLWSKPVAFVFVRPTRHTYKFANKHEDFTLSFFGKKCRTALKICGTRSGRDGDKVKEAGLTPVFTPKGNVYFKEARLVLECKKIYFDDLDPKKFLVPGIEKNYPKKDYHRMYVGEIGSIWKG; translated from the coding sequence ATGCTAAAAAAACTTGATCCCAAAAAACTCAAGGTCAATCCCTTCACTCTGATGGAGGACGAATGGTTCCTGCTCACCGCTGGAAAAAAGGGGGACTACAATACCATGACCTGCGGCTGGGGGGCACTAGGGACGCTATGGAGCAAGCCGGTGGCCTTCGTTTTTGTTCGTCCCACCCGCCACACCTACAAGTTTGCCAACAAACACGAAGACTTCACACTGTCGTTCTTCGGGAAAAAATGCCGCACGGCTCTCAAAATTTGCGGCACCAGATCCGGCCGGGACGGCGACAAGGTCAAAGAGGCCGGGCTGACACCGGTTTTCACCCCCAAGGGCAATGTTTATTTCAAGGAAGCCCGGCTGGTGCTGGAATGCAAAAAAATATACTTTGACGACCTTGATCCCAAGAAGTTTTTGGTTCCGGGGATCGAAAAGAACTATCCCAAAAAGGATTACCATAGGATGTACGTGGGTGAGATCGGGAGCATTTGGAAGGGTTAG